From Salinirubellus salinus, the proteins below share one genomic window:
- a CDS encoding DHH family phosphoesterase — MTTRLFLGCGAFGRRLVEGLEERPGSLLVLTDEDSRVTSLREDGIHAEAMAVEDPEAVRARAGEVDTVVVAGDDPERNRRLAAVASEAYPDAFVLGYVGDHAAPADRAALDGLVDRTVDLGKSVSDSLAGSIDESGYRTRRLQRVLRRLDGPLAVVTHDNPDPDAIASAVALERLAERAGVESEVCYYGAISHQENRAFVNLLDFRLTNLDPDADLSRFGSVALVDHSRPGVNDGLPPETDVALVLDHHPPREPVEARFVDLRSNVGATSTLLTDYLRRLELEPNEELATGLLFGIRVDTNDFAREVCVEDFEAASYLLEFANVDTLAKVESPSMSPETLDTIGSAIDNRVVEADVLVSCVGSAPDRDALAQAADKLLDLEDVTTTFVFGYTDEMVYASARARGTDIDLGETLREAFDQVGSAGGHADMAGAQLPIGMLVDPEDEEPFEAVREVVAERFFETLELRPTRRSPDAFDDGRYAGPESGPRPEGHLGTDGR, encoded by the coding sequence ATGACGACCCGGTTGTTCCTCGGCTGTGGCGCGTTCGGGCGCCGTCTCGTCGAAGGCCTCGAGGAGCGACCGGGCAGTCTGCTGGTCCTGACCGACGAGGACAGCCGGGTGACGTCGCTCCGTGAGGACGGGATCCACGCGGAGGCGATGGCCGTCGAAGACCCCGAGGCCGTCCGTGCTCGGGCCGGCGAGGTGGACACCGTCGTCGTGGCCGGCGACGACCCGGAGCGCAACCGTCGCCTGGCGGCCGTCGCCAGCGAGGCGTACCCCGACGCCTTCGTACTCGGCTACGTGGGCGACCACGCGGCACCAGCGGACCGTGCGGCGCTCGACGGACTCGTCGACCGGACGGTGGACCTCGGGAAATCGGTGTCAGACTCGCTGGCGGGGAGTATCGACGAGTCGGGCTACCGGACCCGTCGGCTCCAGCGTGTCCTGCGGCGACTCGACGGGCCGCTCGCCGTCGTCACGCACGACAACCCGGACCCAGACGCCATCGCCTCGGCGGTGGCGCTCGAACGCCTCGCCGAACGGGCCGGCGTCGAGAGCGAGGTGTGTTACTACGGGGCCATCAGCCACCAGGAGAACCGCGCGTTCGTGAACCTGCTCGACTTCCGGCTGACGAACCTCGACCCGGACGCCGACCTCTCGCGGTTCGGGTCGGTCGCGCTCGTCGACCACTCGCGGCCCGGCGTCAACGACGGCCTCCCGCCGGAGACGGACGTGGCGCTCGTCCTCGACCACCACCCGCCGCGCGAGCCCGTCGAGGCGCGGTTCGTCGACCTGCGCTCGAACGTCGGGGCTACCTCGACGCTGCTGACGGACTACCTCCGACGGCTGGAACTCGAACCGAACGAGGAACTCGCCACGGGCCTGCTGTTCGGCATCCGCGTCGACACGAACGACTTCGCCCGCGAGGTGTGTGTCGAGGACTTCGAGGCGGCGTCGTACCTGCTCGAGTTCGCCAACGTCGACACGCTGGCGAAGGTGGAGAGTCCCTCGATGTCACCCGAGACGCTCGACACCATCGGGTCGGCCATCGACAACCGCGTCGTGGAGGCGGACGTGCTGGTCTCCTGCGTGGGGTCGGCGCCGGACCGCGACGCGCTCGCGCAGGCCGCCGACAAGCTACTCGACCTGGAGGACGTGACCACCACGTTCGTCTTCGGCTACACCGACGAGATGGTGTACGCTTCCGCGCGCGCCCGCGGGACGGACATCGACCTCGGGGAGACGCTCCGCGAGGCGTTCGACCAGGTGGGGAGCGCCGGCGGTCACGCGGACATGGCGGGCGCGCAACTCCCCATCGGGATGCTGGTCGACCCGGAGGACGAGGAGCCGTTCGAGGCGGTCCGCGAGGTGGTCGCAGAGCGGTTCTTCGAGACACTGGAGCTCCGCCCGACACGGCGCTCGCCGGACGCGTTCGACGACGGGCGCTACGCGGGCCCCGAGAGCGGCCCCAGACCGGAAGGCCACCTCGGGACCGACGGGAGGTAG
- a CDS encoding CBS pair associated ParBc domain-containing protein — MDRDAKPRVRDYMTRDVQTVSGDDNVADVALRIAESDGHGGFPVTNGRKVEGFVSARDLLLADDNDPIFKVMTRDLVVAHPEMRINDAARVILRSGIQKLPVVDDAGNLVGIISNADVIRSQIERATPEKVGKLKQTLQNIHGVGAREERRTVRLDQLTPTQTKVYSDELEGRTYELENGLAEPLVVIDNPRSRGGKSHLLLADGHHRVKAAQRLGIEEMDAYVIVLDEPVDLGMAETARKENLETISDIEEVDYAHHPLVETTKRLQDRE, encoded by the coding sequence ATGGACCGTGACGCGAAGCCGCGAGTCAGGGACTACATGACCCGGGACGTCCAGACCGTCTCGGGCGACGACAACGTCGCGGACGTCGCGCTCCGTATCGCCGAATCGGACGGCCACGGGGGGTTCCCGGTCACGAACGGACGCAAGGTCGAGGGGTTCGTCTCGGCTCGCGACCTCCTGCTGGCCGACGACAACGACCCGATATTCAAGGTCATGACCCGCGACCTCGTGGTGGCTCACCCCGAGATGCGCATCAACGACGCCGCGCGCGTCATCCTCCGGTCGGGCATCCAGAAGCTCCCCGTGGTCGACGACGCGGGCAACCTCGTCGGCATCATCTCGAACGCCGACGTCATCCGCTCGCAGATCGAGCGGGCCACCCCGGAGAAGGTGGGGAAACTGAAACAGACCCTCCAGAACATCCACGGTGTCGGCGCGCGCGAGGAACGGCGTACCGTCCGGCTCGACCAACTCACCCCGACACAGACGAAGGTCTACTCGGACGAGTTGGAGGGGCGCACGTACGAACTGGAGAACGGGCTGGCCGAACCCCTCGTCGTCATCGACAACCCGCGCTCGCGCGGGGGGAAGAGTCACCTCCTGCTCGCCGACGGCCACCACCGCGTGAAGGCGGCTCAGCGCCTCGGCATCGAGGAGATGGACGCCTACGTCATCGTCCTCGACGAACCGGTCGACCTCGGGATGGCCGAGACGGCACGCAAGGAGAACCTGGAGACCATCTCGGACATCGAGGAGGTCGACTACGCCCACCACCCGCTCGTGGAGACGACCAAGCGACTGCAGGACCGCGAGTAA
- a CDS encoding ABC transporter ATP-binding protein, producing the protein MNANGQVPAAVDAAATSAPALVVRDLEKRYGRGDGAVTALDGVSFEVARGSVVGLLGPNGAGKTTALKSALGLLLPDAGTVSVMGVDVASDPKRAYRHVGAMLEGARNVYWRLTPRENLRFFASLQGLPQTEARAAYHDQLLETVDLADRAGDSLNDFSQGMKQKVALACTLARETPVVFLDEPTLGLDVEATRNLRERVRALADEEGRTVVLSSHDMDVVQAVCDRVVIMNEGRVVADDEVDSLVGLFRTREYAVTVDGSADTVRAALDGAFEPTAFRELAERTAFEVTVPDDRFYDLTDALRGAGLQVSSMSAVEPDLEEAFLRLTERGGETPRTAERVAPTPGPEGER; encoded by the coding sequence GTGAACGCGAACGGGCAGGTCCCCGCCGCGGTCGACGCGGCCGCCACCTCGGCGCCCGCACTGGTCGTCCGGGACCTCGAGAAACGCTACGGACGCGGTGACGGTGCGGTGACGGCACTCGACGGCGTCTCGTTCGAGGTGGCTCGCGGGTCGGTCGTCGGACTGCTCGGGCCGAACGGGGCCGGCAAGACGACGGCGCTGAAGTCCGCGCTCGGCCTCCTCCTCCCGGACGCCGGTACGGTCTCGGTGATGGGTGTCGACGTCGCCAGCGACCCGAAGCGGGCCTACCGACACGTCGGCGCGATGCTCGAGGGCGCACGCAACGTCTACTGGCGGCTCACTCCCCGCGAGAACCTGCGCTTCTTCGCCTCGCTGCAGGGGCTCCCGCAGACCGAGGCTCGAGCAGCCTACCACGACCAGCTGCTGGAGACGGTGGACCTCGCGGACCGCGCCGGTGACTCGCTCAACGACTTCTCACAGGGGATGAAACAGAAGGTGGCGCTCGCCTGCACGCTGGCACGCGAGACGCCCGTCGTCTTCCTCGACGAACCGACGCTCGGCCTCGACGTCGAGGCGACGCGGAACCTCCGCGAGCGAGTGCGCGCGCTCGCCGACGAGGAGGGCCGCACGGTGGTCCTCTCCAGTCACGACATGGACGTGGTCCAGGCGGTCTGCGACCGCGTCGTCATCATGAACGAGGGGCGCGTCGTCGCGGACGACGAGGTGGACTCCCTGGTGGGGCTGTTCCGCACCCGCGAGTACGCCGTCACCGTCGACGGATCGGCCGACACGGTCCGAGCCGCGCTCGACGGGGCGTTCGAGCCGACGGCGTTCCGGGAGCTAGCCGAGCGGACGGCGTTCGAGGTGACGGTCCCGGACGATCGGTTCTACGACCTGACCGACGCGCTCCGGGGGGCCGGCCTGCAGGTGTCGTCGATGTCGGCCGTCGAACCGGACCTCGAGGAGGCGTTCCTCAGGCTGACCGAGCGCGGCGGCGAGACGCCGCGCACGGCCGAGCGAGTCGCCCCCACGCCGGGGCCGGAGGGCGAGCGATGA